The Raphanus sativus cultivar WK10039 unplaced genomic scaffold, ASM80110v3 Scaffold2154, whole genome shotgun sequence nucleotide sequence TTATGCACTTACAACCCAACTATTTAGACTTATgatgttataaaatataagtagttAGACAAtcctaaaattattttcaattattttttctgtcttacaaatttcaaaaatttaatatcaaaatcTGACTTTTTGTTACTGGAAATTATATATAAGGTgatgagaaaatgaaaaaaaaattgattaaattttaattatgtgtttGATTAGTAGGATTGTAGAAATGTTTCATTtcacttaattttttataaattttgtttcttgtaaTACTCTTAGTTATTTAATTGACCCTCACCTCTAAATATACAATccttttagaatatattttttttcttaaaatattggtttaaaaattgtagtATCTTACCTAAAATCCACAAACTAAATTCTCACAGCGAAATTTATGCACTTACAACCCAACTATTTAGACGTATGatctaaattttcatttatcttgcttatataaattttgttggattttcttttaaatgtaCAAACTATCATAattctattttagttttaaaaccaTTGAATTCACAACTTTCACAGGTGtcttttcaaaacttttattCCATTTCATCCTAAATCTCATTTGATGTATTCAATCATCTATGtttttacacacacacacacacacacacacacacacatatatgtatatatatattataatctttttattatctaaaaattggttttgattaaattagttaaagttaaacaaattttatgttgtggtttttatttatattatagttgGGATGTTACATTATAATGCACTAATGCATGATATATAACTgatgtatgtttttttaaaacaaaactgcaatataaataaaaagaagaaccAGTGTAAAAAAGCAGAAGGGGAAagattgtatatatattctctCAGGAACATATATAGTGACAAAGAATcattcttacatatatataggtACTAAGTCAATGCACCAAGGTCAGCCGTCCCTTCCCTTCAGATGCATTTGTCTCAGCCAATATTCTCTTTGATAATAATCACCGTCCATGGCTAAAAAGAAgtattcttacatatatatatatctaaaaacaaCCAAGCTATTGTTTTGTATGTTAAAAAACCAAACGTGAGAAAGATCCCAAGTTGTGTTTTTTCTGTTTCTTATGTACCAAACATGTAAAATGCACAAACTGGGAAAACCATGAAAGTAATCTAGGGACCAACCCTGATTGATATCACCATCATGATCTCTTCATGAACCAGAGTTAAACTTGTAGACGTCATCTCATTGATACCACAATAAAATTGTGTATAGTGTTAGCAACATATGTAATAGCCAACCAgaaattaaataagaaataaacatGTAAGAAAGTTGCAGAGAACTGCATTGTTGATTAAAAACAGCTGGATATTACAATTAGCTCTTGCAATAAATATCACAGGAGTTTCAACTGTGGTCAAGTTAGTTGCCTCATCAAGTTCAACTTCCATGACCTGGGTAGGCGTTATGCTAACTGCTCGTATCGATGATGATTTGGCCACTTTCTCCACAGCATTAGTGCTCTGAACTATTGCTGCTTTATCTTTCTTCCGGAAGTGTAATTGTGTCTCTTCTCTCAAACCTCTCAACCAATGACTGTGTCCTCCTGGAAACAGCTTTAACTGAAAATATAGCAATTGTTAATAAATTCAGTAgccatataattttatatgctaCCAAAAGAAAGTAACGACAGAAAACTTTGAATGGTTAACCTCCTCTAGCAACCTTCACAGAGTCTGACTCTTTGCTACCTCCAGGGGATTGAACGCCTGAACGGCAGAATATTTATGTCAATCACTTGCGAACTGATTGTAGCCTCAAACCAAGTAACTTGACCGAGTCAACAAAGAAAACTGTGAGGCAATTTAGTTCTGAAAGTAGCTGACTTAGCAACCTATAAGCTAATGCTATTATTTCTCTGCTGCCTTATTCAACTTTTTCCAAGATTACATTACTTAAAAAACTTCAAACCCAATAGTTTTTAATGGTGATGGATTCGTCTCGCAAAACCGTAGATGACGAAATAGATcgatgaaaaagaaatattaaacgAAGACAACATAACACAGCCGACAGTCTGAATTGtttgtgaaaaataaataatctgaATGATAAAAAGTGAAGTGTGAGAGAGATAAAACCTTTAAACATGGGAAAAGACCTGAAGAAGAAGCCTGGAGCTGCCTTGCACGATCATTGCAGCTTCCCAAAAATGGCTGAGGCAGACCTTCATTGTTCTTAACTACTCTATCCTCATCTTTGTTCTTCAATTGCCTacaacacatgaatatacattttcaatttatttttgcCTAA carries:
- the LOC130505296 gene encoding uncharacterized protein LOC130505296 isoform X2; the encoded protein is MRRSWLINIPAVAPPSSRQDCSGLRFWEARNIASSCGLTCSSWTSTQLKNKDEDRVVKNNEGLPQPFLGSCNDRARQLQASSSGLFPCLKAFNPLEVAKSQTL
- the LOC130505296 gene encoding uncharacterized protein LOC130505296 isoform X1, whose translation is MRRSWLINIPAVAPPSSRQDCSGLRFWEARNIASSCGLTCSSWTSTQLKNKDEDRVVKNNEGLPQPFLGSCNDRARQLQASSSGLFPCLKVLSLSHFTFYHSDYLFFTNNSDCRLCYVVFV